In Desulfomonile tiedjei DSM 6799, a genomic segment contains:
- a CDS encoding rod shape-determining protein, protein MSIFARILDLLGIADGLRVDLAMDLGTANTLIYVKGKGIIVNEPSVVALEVNTKKVAAIGRTARQFLGRTPAHLRAERPLKDGVIADFDAAMAMIRGFLEKAFTPRLWINPRVVIGVPSGITQVEKRAVRDSAYQAGAKQIFLLEEPMATALGAGLDVDMPVGNMVVDIGGGTTEVAIISLSATTYCESIRVAGDEMDDAILRYLQRTMRVEITPELAEEIKIRVGSAWRHGNEKKMSITGKEVGKGGPRTVEVTSSHVAEALEEPVDIILETIRRALENAPPALLADVKERGLILSGGGALLSGLDSLIHKMTGIRAYTADDPLTTVVRGCGMAIENLPRWERIFLS, encoded by the coding sequence ATGAGTATTTTTGCAAGAATTTTAGACCTGTTGGGGATTGCTGACGGCTTGAGAGTGGATTTGGCCATGGATCTCGGAACGGCCAACACGCTCATCTACGTTAAAGGTAAGGGAATTATCGTTAACGAACCGTCTGTTGTAGCCCTTGAAGTAAACACGAAGAAGGTTGCGGCAATAGGAAGGACCGCTCGGCAGTTTCTCGGAAGAACACCAGCCCATCTACGAGCTGAGAGACCTTTGAAAGATGGAGTCATTGCAGATTTCGATGCAGCAATGGCTATGATCCGGGGGTTTCTGGAAAAAGCGTTCACCCCGAGGCTTTGGATTAACCCGAGAGTCGTTATCGGCGTACCCTCAGGGATCACCCAGGTAGAGAAAAGGGCAGTAAGAGATTCGGCTTACCAGGCTGGGGCAAAGCAGATCTTTCTGTTGGAAGAACCCATGGCCACGGCTTTAGGAGCCGGATTGGATGTGGACATGCCAGTGGGCAACATGGTTGTGGATATCGGAGGTGGAACCACTGAAGTGGCAATAATCTCCCTTTCTGCCACCACGTATTGTGAGTCTATCAGGGTCGCAGGCGATGAAATGGATGATGCCATTCTGCGCTATCTTCAGCGAACCATGCGGGTCGAGATCACTCCCGAACTTGCAGAAGAGATAAAGATTCGCGTTGGGTCTGCATGGCGTCATGGAAACGAGAAGAAGATGTCCATCACGGGAAAGGAAGTCGGCAAAGGCGGCCCTCGGACGGTTGAGGTGACCTCGTCACATGTTGCCGAAGCCCTGGAAGAACCGGTGGACATTATTCTCGAGACGATTCGCAGAGCTTTGGAAAACGCTCCACCCGCTCTCCTGGCGGATGTAAAAGAAAGAGGGCTGATATTGTCCGGAGGAGGAGCACTCCTTTCCGGATTGGATTCTCTCATTCACAAAATGACGGGAATTCGGGCCTATACTGCTGACGATCCACTCACTACCGTAGTTCGGGGCTGCGGCATGGCTATCGAGAATCTTCCCCGATGGGAACGTATCTTTCTGAGTTGA
- the ahbA gene encoding siroheme decarboxylase subunit alpha translates to MDERDKELLNLIQAEFPVEPHPYRVLGEKLEMTEEEVLNRIASLRNEGIIRRMGASINSRRVGYVSTLLAAKVPQDKFDFFVQTVNACPGVTHNYERKHKYNVWFTLISPSLAEKERTIQELSDSTGVPILELPARRIFKIRVDFKF, encoded by the coding sequence ATGGACGAACGAGACAAGGAACTGCTTAACCTTATACAAGCGGAATTTCCCGTTGAACCGCATCCGTACCGAGTGCTCGGCGAAAAACTGGAAATGACCGAGGAAGAAGTCCTGAACCGCATAGCATCCTTGAGAAACGAAGGGATAATCCGGCGGATGGGAGCATCGATCAATTCCCGCAGAGTAGGGTACGTAAGCACGTTGCTGGCGGCGAAGGTGCCTCAGGATAAATTCGATTTCTTTGTGCAAACCGTAAATGCCTGCCCCGGAGTGACTCACAATTACGAACGGAAACACAAATATAACGTCTGGTTTACTCTGATTTCTCCTTCCCTTGCAGAAAAGGAACGTACAATACAAGAACTCTCCGATTCCACCGGCGTACCCATTCTCGAATTGCCCGCCCGCAGAATCTTCAAAATTCGAGTTGATTTCAAGTTTTAG
- the nifA gene encoding nif-specific transcriptional activator NifA, translating to MENHNNGDPKIKREVQELLLLFEISHTLDRSLDLRDVVGPVLELIAKHMGMLRGTLTLLNRQSGEIFIEAAHGLSESQKIRGRYRPGEGVIGQVVKTGTPAVVPHISDEPLFLDRTGARKGMKKEDISFLCVPIKIENEVVGTLSADRLFDAEVALEEDVRLLSIIASMIAQAVRLRQSAQEERHRLLEENERLQHELKERFRPSNIVGNSKAMRMVYDLMAQVSKSDTTVLIRGESGTGKELVAHAIHFNSLRSTKPFIKVNCGALPESVVESELFGHEKGAFTGAIATRKGRFELAHSGTIFLDEIGDLSPTTQIKLLRVLQEKEFERVGGSATIKVDVRVITATNRDLEQLIAEGQFRQDLYYRLNVFPIHVPPLRERKTDIPLLADHFVEKYSKANHKTIRRISTPAIDMLMSYHWPGNVRELENCMERAVLLSSDHVIHGHHLPPTLQTAEASDTIHSGTLDGTLENIERDLILDALKAARGNKAKAARALGITERIMGLRVRKHGINPRRFRTSA from the coding sequence ATGGAGAATCATAATAACGGCGATCCAAAAATAAAGAGAGAAGTTCAGGAGCTTCTGCTGCTATTTGAAATCAGTCATACCCTGGACCGCAGCCTGGATCTGAGGGATGTCGTCGGTCCGGTCTTGGAGCTTATAGCCAAACATATGGGAATGTTGCGAGGGACTCTCACCCTGCTCAATCGACAATCCGGAGAAATCTTTATAGAGGCCGCACACGGTCTTTCTGAAAGCCAGAAAATCCGGGGGCGATACAGGCCTGGAGAAGGGGTAATCGGTCAAGTAGTAAAGACCGGAACCCCCGCGGTCGTTCCTCATATTTCTGACGAGCCACTCTTTCTGGATAGAACCGGAGCCCGCAAGGGAATGAAAAAAGAAGATATTTCATTTCTCTGCGTGCCCATCAAAATAGAAAACGAAGTTGTAGGCACCTTGAGCGCAGACCGTCTCTTCGATGCAGAAGTGGCACTGGAAGAAGATGTCAGGCTGCTTTCCATCATCGCCTCCATGATAGCCCAGGCAGTGCGTTTGCGGCAGTCCGCGCAGGAGGAACGCCATCGATTACTGGAAGAAAACGAACGCTTGCAACATGAATTGAAAGAACGGTTTCGCCCGTCGAATATCGTCGGGAACTCAAAAGCCATGCGCATGGTGTACGACCTCATGGCTCAGGTCTCCAAAAGCGACACAACAGTCCTGATTCGAGGAGAAAGCGGTACAGGCAAAGAACTCGTTGCCCATGCAATACATTTTAACAGTCTGCGCTCCACCAAACCTTTCATAAAGGTAAACTGCGGCGCGCTGCCGGAAAGCGTTGTGGAAAGCGAGCTGTTCGGTCACGAAAAAGGAGCGTTCACGGGCGCCATTGCCACGAGAAAAGGCCGATTTGAACTTGCTCACAGTGGGACCATCTTTCTCGACGAAATCGGAGATCTTTCTCCCACTACACAAATTAAATTGTTGCGCGTTCTCCAGGAAAAGGAATTCGAACGCGTCGGCGGCTCCGCCACTATCAAGGTGGATGTTCGCGTGATCACCGCAACCAACCGGGACCTGGAACAGCTCATAGCTGAAGGCCAGTTCCGCCAGGATCTCTACTATCGGTTGAATGTGTTTCCCATTCATGTTCCCCCCCTTCGGGAACGCAAAACAGACATTCCACTGCTTGCCGACCACTTTGTCGAGAAATACAGCAAAGCCAATCATAAGACCATCAGACGCATTTCCACGCCGGCAATCGATATGCTCATGAGCTATCACTGGCCGGGAAACGTGCGTGAGCTGGAAAACTGCATGGAACGGGCAGTTCTGCTCAGCAGCGATCACGTAATTCACGGACATCACCTGCCCCCGACACTCCAGACCGCGGAAGCCAGTGATACAATCCACAGCGGCACTCTCGATGGAACTCTTGAGAATATCGAGCGCGATCTGATCCTGGACGCGCTGAAAGCAGCACGCGGTAATAAGGCGAAAGCTGCCCGTGCGCTCGGCATAACGGAACGGATCATGGGATTGCGAGTCCGGAAGCACGGGATAAATCCGCGACGTTTTCGTACCTCTGCGTAG
- a CDS encoding ammonium transporter, whose product MNPADNAWVLVASALVLLMTPGLAMFYGGLTRSKNVLSTMMHSFFLMGLASIIWLFYGFSLAFGTDIGGGILGSLQYFALEGIGAEVWPDQTITGSTFMIFQCMFAVITPALISGAFAERMKFSAFAVFMLLWITVVYCPVAHWVWGPDGWLLKLGALDFAGGTVVHINAGVAGLACCIVLGKRKGYGTVPMIPHNLTLTLLGAGLLWFGWFGFNAGSALKADGTAAMAFVVTHMATAAAALSWVFAEWILKGKPTTLGVASGAVAGLVAITPAAGYVGPVSSVIIGAVAGVVCYLAVLAKGPLGYDDSLDVVGVHAVGGIWGALATGLFASKAINAAGNDGLFFGNAGQLGTQLLAVGVTIIYSFVVSLIILYIIKAVIGLRVTEEEEVSGVDLSAHGEAGYTL is encoded by the coding sequence ATGAATCCCGCAGACAACGCATGGGTTTTGGTGGCATCCGCTCTGGTGCTTCTTATGACACCAGGTCTGGCCATGTTTTACGGTGGATTGACCAGATCCAAGAACGTGCTGTCCACCATGATGCACAGTTTTTTCCTGATGGGACTGGCTTCGATAATCTGGCTCTTCTACGGCTTCAGCTTGGCCTTCGGAACTGATATTGGCGGAGGAATATTGGGAAGCCTGCAATATTTCGCTCTTGAAGGAATAGGCGCGGAAGTCTGGCCCGATCAGACCATTACAGGATCGACGTTCATGATATTCCAGTGCATGTTCGCGGTAATCACTCCGGCTCTTATTTCCGGTGCTTTTGCAGAACGTATGAAGTTCAGTGCCTTCGCTGTTTTCATGCTTCTCTGGATTACCGTCGTGTATTGTCCTGTTGCCCACTGGGTGTGGGGTCCTGACGGATGGCTTCTTAAATTGGGTGCGCTGGATTTCGCCGGAGGCACCGTTGTCCACATCAATGCTGGAGTCGCAGGTCTAGCCTGCTGCATCGTCCTTGGGAAACGTAAAGGCTACGGCACCGTCCCCATGATTCCGCACAATCTTACCCTCACATTACTGGGAGCGGGTCTTCTCTGGTTCGGTTGGTTCGGTTTTAATGCAGGAAGTGCCCTGAAGGCAGACGGAACGGCCGCCATGGCTTTTGTAGTCACTCACATGGCCACTGCTGCAGCAGCCCTTTCCTGGGTCTTTGCAGAATGGATACTCAAAGGAAAACCGACCACGCTGGGTGTGGCATCAGGTGCGGTGGCAGGGCTCGTAGCAATTACCCCCGCTGCCGGCTACGTGGGCCCGGTCTCTTCGGTAATCATTGGAGCTGTTGCAGGTGTGGTGTGTTACCTGGCTGTTTTGGCCAAGGGTCCTCTGGGATATGACGATTCTCTCGACGTGGTTGGCGTACATGCGGTCGGCGGGATCTGGGGAGCGTTGGCTACCGGGCTCTTCGCATCCAAAGCGATCAATGCTGCGGGCAATGACGGCCTTTTCTTCGGGAATGCCGGACAATTGGGAACCCAGTTGCTGGCTGTCGGCGTAACCATCATCTATTCATTCGTGGTGAGCTTGATCATTCTTTACATCATTAAAGCTGTGATAGGACTGCGAGTTACCGAAGAAGAAGAAGTATCCGGCGTAGATCTTTCCGCCCATGGTGAGGCAGGCTACACCCTCTAA
- a CDS encoding P-II family nitrogen regulator, with protein sequence MKKVEVIIKPFKLDDVKEALSAIGVQGMTVTEVKGFGRQKGHKEIYRGAEYLVDFLPKIKMEMVVATEMVDQVIEKVIAAARTGTIGDGKIFVMPVETVVRIRTGERDADAV encoded by the coding sequence ATGAAAAAAGTGGAAGTCATAATCAAACCGTTCAAACTGGATGACGTGAAAGAGGCTCTCAGCGCTATAGGCGTTCAGGGTATGACCGTGACCGAAGTCAAAGGGTTCGGACGTCAAAAAGGCCACAAGGAGATCTACCGAGGAGCCGAATATCTGGTGGATTTCCTCCCCAAAATCAAAATGGAAATGGTGGTTGCCACTGAAATGGTGGACCAGGTAATCGAAAAAGTAATTGCGGCTGCCCGCACCGGGACCATAGGAGACGGCAAGATCTTTGTAATGCCCGTGGAAACGGTTGTGCGAATCCGAACTGGCGAAAGAGATGCAGACGCAGTGTAA
- a CDS encoding ammonium transporter, which produces MDGANTAFVMACSALVLVMTPGLAIFYGGLTNSKNVLSTMMHSFFLMGLASVAWVVYVYSLSFGPDVGGVIGNLSHFMGAGVTAAVKEGLTIPHTVFMTFQGMFAIITPALISGAFAERMKFSSFVVFSLLWLTFVYAPICHWVWGEGWLQKLGVLDFAGGLVVHLNCGVAALVAAIVVGKRKGYGSRAFIPHNLTLTLLGVGLLWFGWFGFNAGSRLAADGVAGNAFLTTHLAAAAGALSWAFAEWILKNKPTTLGVASGAVAGLGSITPASGFVGMGSALIIGLVAGVICYMAVLSKERLGYDDSLDVVGIHGVGGVWGTLATGLFASKLINESGSDGLFFGNPGLFVTQFIGVAVTIAYSFIVTLILLYVVKAILGLRVTQEEEDAGVDTSAHGEVGYNF; this is translated from the coding sequence ATGGATGGTGCAAACACTGCTTTCGTTATGGCCTGTTCGGCGCTTGTCCTGGTGATGACTCCGGGTTTGGCGATCTTTTACGGAGGACTCACCAACTCGAAAAACGTTCTGTCAACGATGATGCACAGTTTTTTTCTCATGGGTTTGGCCTCGGTGGCATGGGTCGTGTATGTGTACAGTTTGTCCTTCGGACCGGATGTAGGCGGTGTGATCGGTAATCTCAGCCACTTCATGGGTGCGGGCGTGACCGCCGCCGTTAAGGAGGGCCTTACCATTCCTCATACCGTGTTCATGACGTTCCAGGGTATGTTCGCAATCATCACGCCCGCGCTGATTTCCGGTGCATTTGCCGAGCGCATGAAATTCAGTTCGTTTGTAGTATTCAGCTTGCTCTGGCTCACCTTTGTGTATGCTCCCATTTGTCACTGGGTGTGGGGCGAAGGATGGCTTCAGAAACTCGGAGTTCTGGATTTTGCCGGAGGGCTCGTGGTTCACTTGAACTGCGGTGTTGCCGCCTTGGTTGCGGCGATTGTGGTCGGCAAACGGAAGGGCTACGGCAGTCGAGCTTTCATTCCCCACAACTTGACTCTGACTCTGCTTGGAGTGGGATTGCTGTGGTTCGGATGGTTCGGATTCAATGCAGGAAGTCGTCTCGCAGCAGATGGAGTAGCGGGCAACGCGTTCTTGACCACGCATCTGGCTGCTGCAGCGGGGGCACTCTCGTGGGCATTCGCTGAATGGATTCTCAAGAATAAACCGACAACCCTGGGCGTCGCTTCAGGTGCGGTTGCAGGATTAGGTTCGATTACTCCGGCATCCGGCTTTGTCGGCATGGGATCCGCGTTGATTATCGGTCTTGTGGCTGGAGTGATCTGTTACATGGCCGTGCTTTCCAAAGAACGGCTGGGATATGACGATTCCCTGGACGTGGTGGGAATCCACGGTGTCGGAGGAGTTTGGGGAACGCTGGCCACAGGACTCTTTGCATCCAAGCTCATTAACGAATCCGGAAGTGACGGCCTGTTTTTCGGGAATCCGGGACTTTTCGTCACTCAATTCATCGGAGTAGCTGTTACGATCGCATATTCGTTCATAGTAACCCTCATTCTCCTGTATGTGGTAAAAGCTATCTTGGGGCTCCGCGTGACTCAAGAAGAAGAAGATGCCGGAGTGGATACGTCGGCACACGGAGAAGTCGGGTACAATTTCTAG
- a CDS encoding P-II family nitrogen regulator: protein MKKIEVIIKPFKLDDVKEALSSIGVQGMTISEVKGFGRQKGHKEIYRGAEYLVDFLPKIKMEMVVKSEMVDQVIEKVIAAARTGSIGDGKIFVIPVETVVRIRTGERDEDAL from the coding sequence ATGAAGAAGATCGAAGTAATTATAAAACCGTTCAAGTTGGATGACGTAAAAGAAGCGCTGAGTTCTATCGGCGTGCAAGGCATGACGATAAGCGAAGTAAAAGGATTCGGGCGCCAGAAAGGCCATAAGGAGATCTACCGGGGAGCTGAATATCTGGTGGACTTTCTCCCGAAGATCAAAATGGAAATGGTCGTAAAATCCGAGATGGTCGATCAGGTGATCGAGAAAGTCATTGCCGCAGCTCGAACCGGTAGTATTGGAGATGGCAAGATTTTCGTAATACCCGTGGAAACCGTCGTTCGTATCCGAACCGGCGAACGGGATGAGGATGCACTGTAA
- the glnA gene encoding type I glutamate--ammonia ligase has translation MEPKEVLEFAKENGAVMVDLKFMDFPGMWQHFSVPLHELEEDSFESGFGFDGSSIRGWQPIHASDMLVIPDPATAIMDPFMEHPTLSLICNIVDPVTMERYSRDPRNIAQKAEAYLKYTKIGDTAFFGPEAEFFIFDDVRYSYSSNTSFHFVDSIEGIWNTGRDEGPNLGYKPRHKEGYFPVSPSDSLQDIRTEMVLTLEKLGIIIEAQHHEVATAGQSEIDMKFAPLVKMGDQLMWFKYVLKNVAKQHCKTVTFMPKPLFEDNGSGMHTHLSIWKDGSPLFAGDKYAGLSQMALWAIGGILKHAPALCGICNPTTNSYKRLVPGFEAPVNLAYSSRNRSACCRIPMYSASPKAKRIEYRTPDPSCNGYLAFSALLMAALDGIENKLDPGQPLDKDIYAMSPEELKDVPSTPGSLEEALKALEADHEFLLKGDVFTQDAIDKWLEYKIESEVNPVRTRPHPYEFALYFDI, from the coding sequence ATGGAGCCCAAAGAGGTACTCGAGTTTGCAAAAGAAAACGGCGCGGTCATGGTTGACCTCAAGTTCATGGATTTCCCGGGAATGTGGCAGCATTTCAGTGTTCCGCTTCATGAACTGGAAGAAGACTCATTTGAGTCGGGTTTCGGCTTTGACGGTTCCTCGATTCGTGGTTGGCAGCCGATTCACGCTTCAGACATGTTAGTAATTCCGGATCCTGCGACTGCAATCATGGACCCGTTCATGGAGCACCCTACCCTGTCGCTGATCTGCAATATCGTCGATCCGGTCACCATGGAACGATATTCAAGAGATCCCAGGAACATAGCCCAGAAAGCCGAAGCTTATCTGAAATACACCAAAATCGGAGACACCGCATTTTTCGGGCCTGAAGCAGAGTTCTTCATTTTCGACGATGTGAGATATAGCTATTCGTCCAATACCAGTTTTCATTTCGTCGATTCCATCGAAGGTATCTGGAACACCGGTAGGGATGAGGGACCAAACCTCGGATACAAGCCTCGCCACAAGGAAGGCTATTTTCCTGTATCTCCTTCCGATTCCCTTCAGGACATCAGGACCGAGATGGTGTTAACCCTGGAAAAATTGGGAATCATTATCGAAGCACAGCATCACGAAGTCGCTACCGCAGGCCAGAGCGAAATCGACATGAAGTTCGCTCCGCTCGTAAAGATGGGCGACCAGCTCATGTGGTTCAAATACGTGCTGAAAAACGTTGCCAAACAGCACTGCAAAACCGTTACCTTCATGCCGAAACCGCTTTTTGAAGACAACGGTTCGGGAATGCATACGCACTTGAGCATTTGGAAAGACGGCAGTCCTCTCTTCGCAGGTGACAAGTACGCGGGACTTTCCCAAATGGCACTGTGGGCGATCGGCGGAATCCTGAAACACGCGCCTGCATTGTGCGGGATCTGCAATCCCACCACGAACTCATACAAGCGCCTCGTGCCCGGCTTCGAAGCACCCGTGAACCTGGCCTACTCTTCCAGGAACAGATCGGCATGCTGCCGTATTCCTATGTACAGTGCGTCTCCCAAAGCCAAAAGAATCGAGTACCGCACTCCGGATCCTTCATGCAACGGCTATCTTGCATTCAGCGCCCTCCTGATGGCAGCTCTGGATGGAATCGAAAACAAACTGGATCCGGGCCAGCCCCTGGATAAGGACATTTACGCCATGTCTCCCGAAGAATTGAAGGATGTTCCTTCTACTCCGGGCAGCCTGGAAGAAGCATTGAAAGCGCTTGAGGCAGATCACGAGTTCCTGCTCAAAGGCGACGTGTTCACTCAGGATGCAATAGACAAATGGCTTGAATACAAAATCGAATCCGAAGTGAACCCGGTGAGAACCAGACCTCATCCGTACGAGTTTGCTCTGTATTTCGATATTTAA
- a CDS encoding NAD+ synthase, whose protein sequence is MNTVRIAQAQINPTLGDLNGNVDKIARWIDKAREGGADIVTFPELVLCGYLPEDLLIRAGFIKDNWSALQDLIPRCLGICAIVGFPHLEDNKVFNAAAVICDGKLMGIYNKIELPNYGVFDEKRYFHQGSGCLIFSMNQIRFSVTICEDLWIPDSITESCARNNKAHAVLSISASPFHAGKLTLRRFIVERFAKATNTTVFFNNLLGGQDELVFDGGAMVVGPKGEVLASSQRFKEDMLVTDFHASDVSPELPSWNLKLPFMELESAVRTNRIPLENTVAPQFTRVEEIYQALILGTRDYVRKNGFQRVVIGLSGGIDSALTAAIAVDALGRDRVVGVTMPSQYTSGETFSDAAALARNLEIELITVPVRDIFESYVHALAEPFCEGQPGVEFENIQARIRGNILMALSNRFGWLVLTTGNKSEIAVGYSTLYGDMAGGFAVIKDVPKTVVYDLAEYINAQAGCSLIPQSIIDRAPSAELRPDQKDEDSLPPYSVLDPILQEYIEQDKDPEEINDYDPEIVWEIVRMVDCNEYKRRQAPPGVKITPKAFGKDRRLPITNRYLSYKRSRVRKKP, encoded by the coding sequence ATGAACACCGTGAGAATTGCTCAGGCACAGATTAATCCCACCCTCGGAGACTTGAACGGAAACGTGGACAAGATTGCGCGATGGATTGACAAAGCGCGTGAGGGAGGGGCTGACATCGTTACGTTTCCGGAGCTCGTTCTCTGTGGGTATCTCCCGGAAGATCTTCTTATCAGAGCGGGTTTTATCAAAGACAACTGGTCGGCGCTTCAGGATTTGATCCCTCGATGCCTGGGAATCTGCGCAATCGTAGGTTTTCCGCACCTCGAAGATAACAAAGTCTTCAATGCAGCCGCGGTTATATGTGACGGCAAATTGATGGGGATTTACAACAAGATCGAACTGCCGAATTATGGCGTTTTTGACGAAAAGCGGTATTTCCATCAGGGCTCAGGCTGCTTGATATTTTCTATGAACCAGATCCGCTTTTCCGTAACCATTTGCGAAGATTTGTGGATTCCCGATTCGATCACGGAATCCTGTGCCCGAAACAACAAGGCTCACGCAGTTCTTAGTATTTCCGCATCTCCCTTTCATGCAGGAAAACTGACTCTCAGACGATTCATCGTGGAGAGGTTCGCCAAAGCTACAAATACGACGGTTTTTTTCAACAATCTTCTTGGGGGGCAAGACGAGTTGGTCTTCGACGGCGGAGCAATGGTTGTCGGGCCGAAGGGTGAAGTCCTGGCTTCTTCACAAAGGTTCAAGGAAGACATGCTTGTGACGGACTTTCATGCAAGCGACGTTTCTCCGGAGCTGCCTTCATGGAATCTTAAGCTTCCCTTCATGGAACTTGAATCGGCCGTTCGAACTAACCGAATTCCCCTGGAGAATACTGTCGCCCCTCAATTTACCCGGGTGGAGGAGATCTATCAGGCCCTTATTCTCGGGACACGAGACTATGTCCGAAAGAATGGTTTCCAGAGGGTGGTAATCGGTTTGAGCGGCGGGATCGATTCCGCTCTGACCGCAGCCATAGCAGTGGACGCGCTGGGTCGAGACCGGGTTGTCGGCGTAACCATGCCTTCGCAGTATACTTCCGGTGAGACGTTTTCGGATGCCGCTGCGCTGGCTCGAAATCTCGAAATCGAGCTTATCACCGTTCCTGTTCGGGATATATTCGAATCGTATGTACATGCTCTTGCCGAGCCTTTCTGCGAAGGCCAACCCGGCGTGGAGTTTGAGAATATCCAGGCCCGGATCAGAGGGAATATCCTCATGGCTCTGTCCAATCGATTCGGTTGGCTCGTGCTTACCACAGGGAACAAAAGCGAGATTGCCGTTGGTTATTCCACGTTGTACGGAGATATGGCAGGAGGCTTTGCAGTCATCAAGGACGTTCCCAAAACCGTTGTGTACGATTTGGCCGAGTACATCAATGCGCAGGCAGGGTGCTCTCTCATCCCTCAGTCCATCATCGACCGCGCCCCGTCAGCGGAACTTCGACCGGATCAGAAGGATGAAGATTCCTTACCGCCATATTCAGTGTTGGACCCGATCCTCCAGGAATATATCGAACAGGATAAAGACCCTGAAGAGATAAATGACTACGATCCCGAAATTGTGTGGGAAATAGTCCGCATGGTGGACTGCAACGAGTACAAGCGCAGGCAGGCTCCACCGGGAGTCAAAATCACTCCCAAGGCATTTGGAAAAGACAGACGTCTTCCGATCACAAATCGGTATTTATCTTATAAGAGAAGCAGAGTGAGGAAGAAACCATGA
- a CDS encoding type 1 glutamine amidotransferase, producing the protein MKYMVIQHIESEGPGSLGAYLQAQGDTLDTIHVYNGDILPADATGYKAVISLGGPMNVYEEEKYPFLKAETDFLRNIVDAGTPVLGICLGAQMIAKAQGAEVCKSPKKEVGWCTIRLTDQGLKDAFFQGLPSVLEVFQWHEDMFHIPENGLLLAQSSDCPHQAFRYKNAYGLQFHVEITREMLSDWFSDSPELQTILTRFDQVKSEFSKCAESIFDNFVRNVR; encoded by the coding sequence ATGAAATATATGGTCATACAGCATATAGAATCCGAAGGCCCCGGTTCCCTGGGCGCATATCTCCAGGCACAGGGAGATACGCTTGATACTATACACGTATACAACGGCGATATTCTGCCTGCCGATGCGACCGGGTACAAGGCAGTGATTTCTCTGGGCGGTCCGATGAATGTCTACGAGGAGGAGAAATATCCGTTCCTTAAAGCGGAGACTGATTTCTTGCGAAATATCGTAGACGCGGGAACACCTGTCCTTGGAATTTGTCTTGGAGCCCAGATGATTGCCAAAGCGCAGGGAGCCGAAGTGTGCAAGTCTCCGAAAAAAGAGGTCGGTTGGTGCACTATCCGACTCACGGATCAGGGATTGAAGGATGCGTTTTTTCAGGGGCTTCCTTCAGTTCTTGAAGTTTTTCAGTGGCACGAGGACATGTTTCATATTCCCGAGAACGGGTTGCTCCTGGCACAATCTTCGGATTGCCCGCACCAGGCTTTTCGGTACAAGAACGCGTACGGATTGCAGTTTCACGTTGAAATCACAAGAGAAATGCTTTCGGACTGGTTTTCGGATTCACCAGAGCTGCAAACCATACTGACTCGTTTCGACCAGGTGAAATCGGAATTCTCGAAATGTGCAGAAAGCATATTTGATAATTTTGTTAGGAATGTGCGATAA